A region from the Candidatus Tenderia electrophaga genome encodes:
- a CDS encoding RND transporter, protein MKWLDGIPLLPFAVAAILLALAPFSPEPHLWEKLKLLSAGQLTKPLDIFDLLLHGLPLTLLGVRLARKMINK, encoded by the coding sequence TTGAAGTGGCTGGATGGAATCCCCCTGCTTCCCTTCGCCGTGGCGGCCATATTGCTGGCATTGGCACCCTTCAGCCCCGAGCCGCATCTATGGGAAAAATTGAAGCTGCTGAGCGCGGGGCAACTGACCAAGCCCCTGGACATCTTCGACCTCCTGTTACACGGCCTGCCCCTCACACTGCTGGGCGTCAGACTGGCGCGCAAGATGATCAACAAATAA
- a CDS encoding rRNA methyltransferase gives MNAHQGHRARKRFGQNFLHDPGVIQRIIDAVNPKPDDTLVEIGPGLGALTEQLLAAAGRLHVVELDRDLVARLQQRYAAEPNICIHSADALSFDFRTLGDAHRLRVVGNLPYNISTPLLFHLIDQIDSIRDIHCMLQKEVVDRICAGPGDNNYGRLSVMIQYHCETQHLFDVAASAFQPAPKVDSAILRLTPHAQSPVQVGDKKLFAQLVTQAFSQRRKTLRNSLKSVLSAEQIARVGVDPGARPETLSLDDFARLSDSVVTETE, from the coding sequence ATGAACGCCCACCAAGGCCACCGCGCACGCAAACGCTTCGGCCAGAACTTTCTCCATGACCCGGGCGTCATCCAACGCATCATCGACGCGGTCAATCCCAAGCCCGACGACACCCTGGTCGAGATCGGCCCCGGTCTGGGCGCCCTTACCGAGCAATTATTGGCCGCCGCGGGACGCTTGCACGTAGTGGAATTGGACCGCGACCTGGTGGCGCGTCTGCAACAACGCTACGCCGCTGAACCGAACATCTGCATCCACAGCGCCGATGCCTTGAGCTTCGATTTCCGCACCCTGGGCGACGCCCACAGGCTGCGCGTGGTCGGCAATCTGCCTTATAACATCTCCACACCGCTGTTATTTCACCTGATAGATCAGATCGACAGCATCCGGGATATTCACTGCATGCTGCAAAAAGAGGTGGTCGACCGTATCTGTGCCGGCCCCGGCGACAACAATTACGGCCGCCTCAGTGTCATGATCCAGTACCACTGCGAAACGCAACACCTGTTCGACGTCGCCGCCAGCGCCTTCCAGCCGGCGCCCAAGGTGGATTCCGCCATCCTGCGCCTCACCCCTCATGCCCAATCCCCGGTGCAGGTGGGTGATAAAAAGCTGTTCGCCCAACTTGTCACCCAAGCCTTCAGTCAACGTCGCAAGACCCTGCGCAACAGCCTGAAATCCGTTCTCAGCGCCGAGCAGATTGCACGCGTCGGCGTCGATCCCGGCGCCCGACCCGAAACCCTCAGCCTCGATGACTTCGCCAGGCTCAGCGACAGCGTCGTGACAGAGACGGAGTAA
- a CDS encoding 4-hydroxythreonine-4-phosphate dehydrogenase — protein MPHRLAITPGEPAGIGPDLVVQLAQHPHAAELVAVADPELLSERARLLNLPLQIETFDARQPARAQQPGILKVLPVELAQPVQCGQLNPANAPYVLDTLTQATRGCLDGTFHALVTAPLHKGVINEAGIKFSGHTEFLAEQTHTDQVVMMLATPGLRVALATTHLPLRQVCDAITQALLEDVIHILHRDLRDKLGITAPRIYVCGLNPHAGEDGHLGSEDEEIVKPTLHRLRNEGLDLVGPLPADTLFIPKYLDHADAVLAMYHDQGLPVLKHKGFGTAVNITLGLPIIRTSVDHGTALDLAGTGQADNGSLNAAINSAIEMSKQWKTRP, from the coding sequence ATGCCTCACCGCCTAGCCATCACCCCCGGCGAACCGGCCGGCATCGGCCCCGACCTGGTCGTGCAACTGGCCCAGCACCCCCACGCCGCCGAGTTGGTCGCCGTGGCCGACCCCGAACTCCTCAGCGAACGCGCCCGGCTGCTCAACCTGCCATTGCAAATCGAAACCTTCGACGCCCGCCAACCGGCCCGAGCGCAGCAACCCGGCATACTCAAAGTGCTGCCCGTTGAACTGGCGCAACCGGTCCAATGCGGCCAACTCAACCCGGCCAACGCCCCGTACGTGCTCGACACCCTCACCCAAGCTACCCGCGGCTGCCTGGACGGCACCTTTCACGCCCTGGTCACCGCACCGCTGCACAAAGGCGTTATCAACGAGGCGGGCATCAAATTCAGCGGTCATACCGAATTTCTCGCCGAGCAGACTCACACCGATCAGGTGGTGATGATGCTGGCCACCCCCGGCCTGCGCGTGGCCCTGGCCACCACCCATTTGCCTCTGCGCCAGGTCTGCGATGCCATCACCCAAGCCCTGCTCGAAGACGTGATTCACATCCTGCACCGCGATCTACGCGATAAACTCGGCATCACGGCGCCGCGCATCTACGTCTGCGGCCTTAATCCCCACGCCGGGGAAGATGGCCATCTCGGCAGCGAAGACGAGGAGATCGTCAAACCAACCCTACACCGACTCAGAAACGAGGGTCTGGACCTCGTCGGGCCGCTGCCCGCCGACACCCTATTCATACCCAAATATCTCGATCACGCCGATGCCGTACTGGCCATGTATCACGATCAAGGTCTGCCGGTGTTGAAACACAAAGGCTTCGGCACCGCCGTCAATATCACCCTGGGTCTACCCATCATCCGTACCTCGGTGGACCACGGCACCGCCCTCGACCTGGCCGGCACGGGCCAGGCCGACAACGGCAGTCTTAACGCCGCCATTAACAGTGCCATCGAGATGAGCAAGCAGTGGAAAACACGCCCATGA
- a CDS encoding molecular chaperone SurA, producing the protein MIKAIASHCLLALLLLGGSVAVQAEPLELDRIVAVVNDQAISETELENAVKTIKLQMDPSQLPPGDVLREQVLDRLIMKHLQRQLATSNNIIVDDETLNRALNSIAEQNNLSLERLRTILEGDGIDFNAYREGIRHEILQQRLRQRYVNNRINITDTEVDQFLTQQKVQGNSEDEYRLGHILIDLPEAPSAEDIEAARQRGAEVLQSLAQGEDFEQLAMRHSDGQLALSGGDLGWRKLGELPALFANNVADMERGDTSDLIRSPSGFHILRLMDKRGGERHVVSQTHARHILIKTNELVDDASARNRLLELRKRLQNGEDFAMLARAHSDDKASAAKGGDLGWSSPGQMVPAFEATMGELEPGQMSEPFQTQFGWHIVQVLERRQHDDTDTFYRNQARQQLFQRKAAEEEELWLRRLRDEAYIEIRL; encoded by the coding sequence ATGATCAAAGCTATTGCCAGCCACTGTCTGCTCGCCCTGCTGCTGCTCGGCGGCAGCGTCGCGGTTCAGGCCGAACCGCTGGAATTGGACCGCATCGTCGCCGTCGTCAATGACCAGGCCATCAGCGAGACCGAGCTGGAAAACGCCGTCAAGACCATCAAACTGCAAATGGACCCCAGCCAGTTGCCCCCCGGCGACGTGTTGCGCGAACAGGTGCTGGACCGCCTGATCATGAAACACCTGCAGCGTCAGCTGGCCACCAGCAACAACATCATCGTCGACGACGAAACCCTCAATCGCGCCCTCAACAGCATCGCCGAGCAGAATAATCTGTCCCTGGAACGGCTGCGCACCATCCTCGAAGGTGACGGCATCGACTTTAACGCCTACCGCGAAGGGATCCGTCACGAGATCCTGCAACAGCGGCTGCGTCAGCGTTATGTCAACAACCGCATCAACATCACCGACACGGAAGTCGATCAGTTTCTGACGCAACAAAAGGTGCAGGGCAACAGCGAGGACGAATACCGCCTCGGCCATATCCTCATCGACCTGCCCGAGGCGCCCTCGGCCGAGGATATCGAGGCCGCCCGCCAACGCGGCGCCGAGGTGCTGCAATCGCTGGCGCAAGGCGAGGACTTCGAGCAGCTGGCCATGCGCCACTCCGACGGCCAGCTGGCCTTGTCCGGCGGCGACCTGGGCTGGCGCAAGCTGGGCGAGCTGCCGGCCCTGTTCGCCAATAACGTGGCAGACATGGAGCGCGGCGATACCAGCGACCTGATCCGCAGCCCGAGCGGTTTCCACATCCTGCGGCTCATGGACAAGCGTGGCGGCGAACGCCACGTAGTGTCCCAAACCCATGCCCGCCACATTCTCATCAAGACAAATGAGCTGGTCGACGACGCCAGCGCCCGCAATCGCCTGCTCGAATTGAGAAAGCGGCTGCAAAACGGCGAGGACTTCGCCATGCTGGCGCGCGCCCACTCCGACGACAAGGCCTCGGCCGCCAAGGGCGGCGACCTAGGCTGGAGCAGTCCCGGCCAAATGGTCCCGGCCTTCGAGGCCACCATGGGCGAACTGGAACCGGGCCAGATGAGCGAGCCCTTCCAGACCCAGTTCGGCTGGCATATTGTCCAGGTGTTGGAGCGGCGCCAGCATGACGACACCGACACCTTTTATCGCAATCAGGCGCGCCAACAGTTGTTCCAACGCAAGGCGGCGGAAGAGGAAGAGCTGTGGCTGCGGCGCCTGCGCGACGAGGCGTATATCGAGATTCGGTTGTAA
- a CDS encoding cobalt-zinc-cadmium resistance protein, with amino-acid sequence MIRFSIDNPLITNLMLLLVFIAGVLSWQAMPQEMFPLVELDRITITTEFKGAAPAEVERQVTLPIEEEFDGEADIDTLMSTSSEGLSSIIIELKQGSDVDAFLDEARSIVDRVTDLPEEAEEPEVRRLETRFPVISMAVYGDVAAATLYDTAEEIKRRLLEIPGVASAQPAGIREWELWVAVDPHRLAARRVTLEEIAQALRQNLAELPGGSLESEQGDILLRGIGVAPEPRLVEQVPVRSNARGGVLRLGQVAEVDLRFEEARTLARYNGQPSVNITVTKTAEASTIEVSEQVRLLSEQLRQELPATLQTGVFSDLSLYVKNRLNTVKSSGVVGLVLVLLSLYLFLNFRVALITAMGIPVSFLVAIIGMNLFGHTINMVSLFAFLIALGMIVDDAIIVTENIYRHLEMGKTPRAAAQIGTREVMAPVIASTATTVAAFLPVFAIGGTMGAFVAVIPVVVSCALLGSLWEAFAVLPSHANEFLRLQPRRQQTGSGRWRKVVQRYSDVLSWAVVNRYLVAVATVGVLAIVIAIAMTRVPFQLFGSVETGQFFVNIETPNTYSLEDSAATAKRLEQVFNQVIEDDELHSLLTNVGVTFIDFNTIRFGSKYIQFIVDLEKREPQGFIETWISPVVSLEFSWEGARERATETIINQLRQRLLTEPGIEKLSILRPQGGPTGADIEVGVHGKNIQGLMTHGDAIAAFLKQTPGVYDVRTDMEAGKLEYRYQLNERGRQLGLTQMQLADAVRRGYQGEEVVYVTRADERIPVRLIFTDAVRDQLETLQRLPIVVPGGGVVILSDVADIDMGRGIESIKHRDLRRLVTVTAEVDDDITTPLAVTDLIRQEFESIQAQRDYGLVFLGEKKEAAESVQDMLRALVIALTVIFFILAVLFRSLFDPFVVMFAIPFGLIGVVAGHIIMGEHLQFLSLLGFLALTGIVVNDSLILIEFVKRMRGEGYDRLEAVVEAGRVRMRPIILTSVTTFLGVSPLIFFATGQAAFLAPMAISLGFGLLFATLLILVVLPCFYLIGDDLHGASCRRWRQWFGASEQERV; translated from the coding sequence CTGATCCGCTTCTCCATCGACAATCCCCTGATCACCAACCTGATGCTGTTGTTGGTGTTCATCGCCGGGGTGCTCTCCTGGCAGGCCATGCCGCAGGAAATGTTTCCCCTCGTCGAGCTGGACCGCATCACCATCACCACCGAGTTCAAGGGCGCCGCCCCGGCCGAGGTGGAGCGTCAGGTCACCCTGCCCATCGAAGAGGAATTCGACGGCGAGGCGGACATCGATACCCTCATGTCCACCAGCAGCGAAGGGCTCTCATCCATCATCATCGAGTTGAAGCAGGGCAGCGACGTGGATGCCTTTCTGGATGAGGCGCGCAGCATCGTCGACCGGGTCACCGACCTGCCGGAGGAGGCCGAGGAACCCGAGGTGAGGCGCCTGGAGACCCGCTTTCCGGTGATCAGCATGGCGGTCTACGGCGACGTGGCCGCCGCCACGCTGTACGATACGGCGGAAGAGATCAAGCGCCGCCTGCTGGAAATCCCGGGGGTGGCCAGCGCCCAGCCGGCCGGCATCCGCGAGTGGGAGCTGTGGGTGGCGGTGGATCCGCACCGGCTGGCGGCGCGCCGGGTGACGCTGGAGGAGATCGCCCAGGCGCTGCGTCAGAATCTGGCCGAGCTGCCCGGCGGCTCGCTGGAATCCGAGCAGGGCGATATCCTGCTGCGCGGCATCGGCGTGGCGCCCGAGCCGCGCTTGGTGGAACAGGTCCCGGTGCGCAGCAATGCCCGGGGCGGGGTGTTGCGCCTGGGGCAGGTGGCCGAGGTGGACCTGCGCTTCGAGGAGGCCCGTACCCTGGCACGCTACAATGGTCAGCCCTCGGTCAACATCACCGTCACCAAGACTGCCGAGGCCTCCACCATCGAGGTCTCGGAGCAGGTGCGCCTGCTCTCCGAACAGCTGCGCCAGGAGTTGCCGGCCACGCTCCAGACCGGCGTCTTCAGCGATCTGTCCCTGTATGTCAAAAACCGCCTCAACACGGTCAAGTCCTCGGGCGTGGTGGGTTTGGTGTTGGTACTGCTGTCCTTGTATCTGTTCCTCAATTTTCGTGTCGCCCTGATCACCGCCATGGGGATTCCGGTCTCCTTTTTGGTTGCCATCATCGGGATGAACCTGTTCGGCCACACCATCAACATGGTGTCCCTGTTCGCCTTTCTGATCGCCTTGGGGATGATCGTCGACGATGCCATCATCGTCACCGAGAATATCTACCGTCATCTGGAAATGGGCAAAACGCCGCGCGCGGCCGCACAGATCGGCACGCGCGAGGTGATGGCTCCGGTGATTGCTTCCACCGCCACCACGGTCGCCGCCTTCCTGCCGGTATTCGCCATCGGCGGCACCATGGGGGCCTTCGTTGCCGTGATCCCGGTGGTGGTGAGCTGCGCCCTGCTGGGCTCGCTATGGGAGGCCTTTGCCGTGCTGCCCTCCCATGCCAATGAGTTTCTGCGCCTGCAGCCGCGCCGGCAACAGACGGGCAGCGGCCGCTGGCGCAAGGTGGTGCAGCGTTATAGCGACGTGTTGAGCTGGGCGGTGGTGAATCGTTACCTGGTGGCCGTGGCCACCGTGGGCGTGCTGGCTATCGTCATCGCCATCGCCATGACCCGGGTGCCGTTTCAGCTCTTCGGCAGCGTCGAGACCGGGCAATTCTTCGTCAACATCGAAACCCCCAACACCTACAGCCTGGAGGACAGCGCCGCCACCGCCAAGCGCCTGGAGCAGGTGTTCAACCAGGTCATCGAGGACGACGAACTGCACAGTCTGCTCACCAATGTCGGCGTCACCTTCATCGATTTCAACACGATTCGTTTTGGCAGCAAATACATCCAGTTCATCGTCGATCTGGAAAAGCGCGAGCCGCAGGGTTTTATCGAGACCTGGATCAGCCCGGTGGTGAGCCTGGAGTTTTCCTGGGAGGGGGCGCGTGAGCGCGCTACCGAGACCATTATCAACCAGCTACGCCAGCGCCTGTTGACCGAGCCGGGCATCGAGAAGCTGTCCATCCTGCGTCCCCAGGGCGGGCCTACCGGGGCCGACATTGAGGTGGGGGTGCACGGCAAGAACATCCAGGGTTTGATGACGCACGGTGACGCCATCGCCGCCTTTCTCAAACAGACGCCCGGCGTCTATGACGTACGCACCGACATGGAGGCGGGCAAACTCGAATACCGCTACCAGCTCAACGAGCGCGGACGCCAGCTGGGGCTGACCCAAATGCAGCTGGCCGACGCGGTGCGGCGCGGCTATCAGGGCGAAGAGGTGGTGTATGTCACGCGCGCTGACGAGCGCATCCCGGTGCGCCTGATTTTCACAGACGCGGTGCGCGATCAACTCGAGACCCTGCAACGCCTGCCCATCGTTGTGCCCGGCGGTGGCGTGGTGATCCTGTCGGACGTGGCCGATATCGACATGGGGCGGGGTATCGAGAGCATCAAGCACCGCGATCTGCGCCGCCTGGTGACGGTGACGGCGGAGGTGGATGACGACATCACCACGCCGCTGGCGGTGACCGACCTGATCCGCCAGGAGTTCGAATCCATTCAAGCGCAGCGCGATTACGGCCTGGTGTTTTTGGGTGAAAAGAAAGAGGCGGCCGAGTCGGTGCAGGATATGTTGCGCGCCCTGGTGATCGCCTTGACGGTGATCTTTTTCATCCTGGCGGTGCTGTTCCGCTCGCTGTTCGATCCCTTCGTGGTGATGTTCGCCATTCCCTTCGGCCTGATCGGGGTGGTGGCGGGTCACATCATCATGGGGGAGCATCTGCAGTTTCTCTCCCTGCTCGGCTTTCTCGCCCTGACCGGTATCGTGGTCAACGATTCGCTGATCCTGATCGAGTTCGTCAAGCGCATGCGCGGCGAGGGCTATGACCGGCTGGAGGCGGTGGTGGAGGCGGGCCGGGTGCGCATGCGGCCGATCATTCTCACCAGTGTGACCACCTTTTTGGGCGTGTCGCCGCTGATCTTTTTCGCCACCGGTCAGGCCGCCTTTCTGGCGCCCATGGCCATCAGCCTGGGATTCGGCCTGCTGTTCGCCACGCTGTTGATCCTGGTGGTGTTGCCCTGTTTTTATCTCATCGGCGATGATTTGCATGGGGCGAGTTGTCGGCGCTGGCGCCAATGGTTCGGCGCGTCGGAACAGGAACGGGTTTGA
- a CDS encoding aminoglycoside phosphotransferase has translation MDDRLKQLTAWVEKTLGIAVADISPASSDASFRRYFRVRQGGDSYVVMDAPPAKEDCGPFIKVSAAMATFGLHVPVVLQRDLAQGFLLLTDLGERQYLQVLNADNAGALYGDAMAALVKLQAGGAHSRVALPPYGRKLLMFEMGLFKDWLLDKQLGLRLSPGVCQELEGIFIYLADQALAQPRVWVHRDYHSRNLMVTDVNNPGVLDFQDAVSGPLSYDLVSLLKDCYIRWPRARVEAWVNEYFARLAEAGLAGTLSAEQLLHWVDLMGTQRHLKAAGIFARLNKRDAKPGYLQDIPRTLGYVCEAAQWQPRLRPLADLLQERVLPALDASSRS, from the coding sequence ATGGATGACAGACTGAAACAGTTAACGGCCTGGGTTGAGAAGACGCTGGGCATCGCTGTGGCGGATATCAGTCCGGCCTCCAGCGATGCCAGCTTTCGGCGCTATTTTCGCGTGCGCCAGGGGGGTGACAGCTATGTAGTCATGGACGCACCGCCCGCAAAGGAGGACTGCGGTCCGTTTATCAAGGTCTCGGCGGCCATGGCCACCTTTGGGCTGCACGTGCCGGTGGTGTTGCAGCGCGACCTTGCCCAGGGCTTTCTGCTGCTGACCGATCTGGGCGAGCGCCAATACCTACAGGTGCTCAACGCAGACAATGCCGGCGCCTTGTATGGCGATGCCATGGCGGCATTGGTGAAGTTGCAGGCCGGCGGTGCGCACAGCCGCGTCGCCTTGCCGCCTTATGGGCGTAAGCTGCTGATGTTCGAGATGGGCCTGTTTAAGGATTGGTTGCTCGATAAGCAGCTGGGGCTGCGCTTGAGCCCGGGGGTGTGCCAGGAACTGGAGGGAATCTTTATCTATCTGGCGGATCAGGCGCTGGCCCAACCCCGCGTGTGGGTGCACCGCGATTATCATTCACGCAACCTGATGGTCACCGACGTGAATAACCCCGGCGTGCTCGATTTCCAGGACGCGGTGTCGGGACCGCTCAGCTATGATCTGGTGTCGCTGCTCAAGGACTGTTACATCCGCTGGCCGCGTGCGCGGGTCGAAGCCTGGGTGAATGAATATTTTGCGCGCTTGGCCGAGGCCGGGCTGGCCGGCACGCTGAGCGCCGAACAGTTGCTGCACTGGGTCGATTTGATGGGGACGCAGCGCCACCTGAAGGCGGCGGGCATTTTCGCCCGCTTAAATAAGCGCGACGCCAAACCGGGCTATTTGCAGGATATTCCCAGGACGTTGGGGTATGTCTGTGAAGCGGCGCAGTGGCAGCCGCGGTTGCGGCCCTTGGCTGATTTGCTTCAGGAGCGGGTACTGCCCGCGCTGGATGCGTCTTCGCGGTCGTAG
- a CDS encoding acriflavine resistance protein B, with product MTLTRLALGNPVAVAVAFILVVLFGLISLSRLPIQLTPEVQEPEISISTTWRAAAPEEVESEIIEPQEDALRGLPGATRILSEANRGQGRINLTFAVGTDMRRALLEVMSRLNRVARYPADADEPVISSVGGDSRPVAWFIVKPVAGNERDIAGYQDYVEEVIQSRFERVPGVAMSEVRGGRENELRITFDPYKAASLGIELPEVVELVGAEDVSAGFADVGKRRYTLRYTGAYEPGDFDEMILTWREGRPVYLRDVAEVDVKMVDRSSFVIQNGQAAMAVNAHRETGVNVLEVMAGLRQAVDELRAGPLKRAGLGIEQVYDETVYIDNSIAMVANNLGLGVLLAIGVLWWFFRKFRATLMVALAIPACILGSFLILDAAGRTLNVISLAGLAFAVGMVLDAAIVVLENIVRLREQGESPETASAKGAGQVWGALLASTATTVAIFLPVVFLEDEAGQLFADLALTIAVAVCFSLLVALTVLPTTAMTWLRRAKLEDPHHHWWEAMSGAIMRLTGPGRRLIWIAGLLTVPLILVYFMMPKADYLPEGNRNLVFSFINPPPGANIDYMEEEMGKQVAAFMAPYVAGEQQPRVDNYFFVAFANGMFMGARTVDPARSGELIPLINGLIASFPDTIGFAFKASLFGGLGGGRAIEIDIQGRDLEALLQAAGAGFMAVREAFGTMPRPLPGLELAEPELRLQPKERRIAEVGWDRGDMGGILRALGDGLFVADYFDGEQRLDVILRSDKWTTPEELAALPLATPAGGIQPVGELVDVVRTAGPNQLRRIDRRRTVTLQVRLPEGMSVEEGLDLIQAKVTPAIEAVLPEDGFIQYSGSADKLKTTLASMSGAFLLAIAILYLLISALFRSFKDSLLVLLTIPLATVGGVATLFMMNLVGIKQPMDLLTMIGFVILLGLVVNNAILLVHQTRAAEREGLARREAVEQAVHLRLRPILMSTLTSLFGMLPLLLMPGAGTELYRGLAGVIVGGLAVSTLFTLILLPSLLRIGEDKVVGS from the coding sequence GTGACCCTGACCCGACTTGCGCTGGGCAACCCGGTGGCGGTTGCGGTGGCCTTTATCCTGGTGGTGCTGTTCGGTCTGATCAGTCTGAGTCGCCTCCCCATCCAGCTCACCCCCGAGGTGCAGGAGCCGGAGATCAGCATCTCCACCACCTGGCGTGCGGCGGCGCCGGAGGAGGTGGAATCGGAAATCATTGAACCCCAGGAGGACGCCCTGCGCGGCCTGCCCGGCGCCACCCGCATCCTTTCGGAAGCCAACCGCGGCCAGGGCCGCATCAATCTCACCTTCGCTGTCGGCACCGACATGCGCCGTGCCCTGCTGGAGGTGATGAGCCGCCTCAACCGGGTGGCGCGCTACCCCGCCGACGCCGACGAGCCGGTGATCAGTTCGGTGGGCGGCGACAGCCGGCCGGTGGCCTGGTTCATCGTCAAGCCGGTGGCGGGCAACGAGCGCGACATCGCCGGCTATCAGGATTACGTCGAGGAGGTGATTCAGAGCCGCTTCGAGCGCGTGCCCGGCGTGGCCATGTCCGAGGTACGCGGCGGGCGCGAGAATGAACTGCGCATCACCTTCGATCCTTACAAGGCCGCCAGCCTGGGTATCGAACTGCCCGAGGTGGTAGAGCTGGTGGGCGCGGAGGACGTTTCCGCCGGTTTCGCCGACGTCGGCAAGCGACGCTACACCCTGCGCTATACCGGCGCCTATGAACCCGGCGACTTCGACGAGATGATTCTCACCTGGCGCGAGGGCCGGCCGGTGTATCTGCGCGACGTGGCCGAGGTGGATGTGAAAATGGTGGACCGCAGCAGCTTCGTCATCCAGAACGGCCAGGCCGCCATGGCGGTCAACGCCCACCGCGAGACCGGCGTCAATGTGCTGGAGGTGATGGCGGGCCTGCGGCAGGCGGTGGATGAGCTGCGTGCCGGGCCGCTCAAGCGCGCCGGTCTGGGCATCGAGCAGGTCTATGATGAGACCGTCTACATCGACAACTCCATCGCCATGGTGGCCAACAACCTGGGACTCGGCGTGCTGCTGGCTATTGGCGTATTGTGGTGGTTCTTCCGCAAGTTTCGGGCGACCTTGATGGTGGCCCTGGCCATACCGGCTTGTATCCTCGGTAGTTTTCTCATCCTGGACGCCGCCGGGCGCACCCTGAATGTCATCTCCCTGGCCGGACTGGCCTTCGCCGTGGGTATGGTGCTGGACGCCGCCATCGTGGTGCTGGAGAACATCGTGCGGCTGCGCGAACAGGGGGAATCGCCGGAGACCGCCTCGGCCAAGGGCGCCGGGCAGGTGTGGGGGGCGCTGCTGGCCTCCACCGCCACCACCGTGGCTATCTTCCTGCCGGTGGTATTCTTGGAAGACGAGGCCGGTCAGCTGTTCGCCGACCTGGCCCTGACCATCGCCGTGGCGGTCTGTTTCTCCTTGCTGGTGGCGCTCACCGTGTTGCCCACTACCGCCATGACCTGGCTCAGGCGCGCCAAGCTGGAGGATCCCCATCATCATTGGTGGGAGGCCATGAGCGGCGCCATCATGCGCCTCACGGGACCCGGGCGGCGGCTGATCTGGATCGCCGGGCTGCTCACGGTGCCGCTGATCCTGGTCTATTTCATGATGCCCAAGGCCGACTACCTGCCCGAGGGCAACCGCAACCTGGTATTCAGTTTCATTAATCCGCCGCCCGGCGCCAACATCGACTACATGGAAGAGGAGATGGGCAAGCAGGTGGCCGCGTTCATGGCCCCCTACGTGGCCGGTGAACAGCAGCCGCGCGTGGACAATTACTTCTTCGTCGCCTTCGCCAATGGCATGTTCATGGGCGCGCGCACCGTCGACCCGGCCCGCAGTGGTGAATTGATCCCCTTAATCAACGGCCTTATCGCCAGCTTCCCCGACACCATCGGCTTCGCCTTCAAGGCCTCCCTGTTCGGCGGCCTGGGCGGTGGGCGCGCCATCGAAATCGACATACAGGGGCGTGATCTGGAGGCCCTGCTGCAGGCCGCGGGGGCCGGCTTCATGGCGGTGCGCGAGGCCTTCGGTACCATGCCCCGGCCGTTGCCGGGCCTGGAGCTGGCCGAACCCGAACTGCGCCTGCAGCCCAAGGAGCGGCGCATCGCCGAGGTGGGTTGGGATCGCGGCGACATGGGCGGCATCCTGCGCGCCTTGGGTGACGGCCTGTTCGTGGCCGACTATTTCGATGGCGAGCAGCGCCTCGACGTCATCCTGCGCAGCGACAAATGGACCACGCCCGAGGAGTTGGCCGCCTTGCCGCTGGCCACCCCTGCGGGCGGTATCCAGCCGGTGGGTGAACTGGTGGACGTGGTGCGCACGGCCGGACCCAATCAACTGCGCCGCATCGATCGGCGCCGCACCGTCACCCTGCAGGTGCGGTTGCCCGAGGGCATGTCGGTGGAAGAGGGCTTGGACCTGATCCAAGCCAAGGTGACCCCTGCCATCGAGGCGGTGCTGCCCGAGGACGGCTTCATCCAATACTCCGGCTCCGCCGACAAGCTCAAAACGACTTTGGCCAGCATGAGCGGCGCCTTTCTGCTTGCAATCGCCATCTTGTATCTCTTGATCAGCGCCCTGTTCCGCTCCTTCAAGGACAGCCTGCTGGTGCTGCTGACCATCCCCCTGGCCACGGTGGGCGGGGTGGCCACCCTGTTCATGATGAACCTGGTGGGCATTAAACAGCCCATGGATCTGCTCACCATGATCGGCTTCGTCATCCTGCTCGGGTTGGTGGTCAACAACGCCATCCTGCTGGTGCACCAGACCCGCGCCGCCGAGCGCGAGGGACTGGCGCGGCGCGAGGCGGTGGAGCAGGCGGTGCACCTGCGCTTGCGGCCGATTTTGATGAGTACGCTGACCAGCCTGTTCGGGATGTTGCCGTTGTTGTTAATGCCGGGGGCGGGGACCGAGCTGTATCGCGGCCTGGCCGGAGTGATTGTCGGTGGTTTGGCGGTGAGTACCTTGTTTACTCTGATTCTGTTGCCGAGTTTGTTGCGGATTGGGGAGGATAAGGTGGTTGGGTCTTGA